A part of Paenarthrobacter sp. A20 genomic DNA contains:
- a CDS encoding acyl-CoA dehydrogenase family protein, producing the protein MLDEKAAGTVTSGAATERVLPPYPEADLMHVVDLLPPSERVRYLEIREFLQARIRAASIEYWNREEFPFGLLADMAKFGLGGLQTDGSTKLFKGLMYTEIARADVSLSALVGIHNELIVGMIHELGSDKQKRTWLPGLEAFTQLGAFALTEPDHGSDIAGGLSTTARRDGGEWVINGAKRWIGAGTIADFALVWARDESDGQIKGFIVETDRPGYSATKISNKIGLRIMQNADILLDEVRIPLENLLPGATEFSRANDLLRDSRAWVGWQAAGIQLAAFDIARSYALERQQFGKELARFQLVQQQLADILGNANASLSMMVELARIQQAGKLEMVQAAMCKATTTRLARSSVAMGRSLLGGNGITTDYEMGKLFGDAEILYTYEGSYEINSMIVARAVTGKSAFV; encoded by the coding sequence ATGCTCGACGAAAAAGCTGCCGGCACCGTCACCAGCGGTGCGGCAACAGAACGTGTCCTCCCTCCTTACCCGGAGGCGGACCTTATGCACGTAGTGGATCTGCTCCCACCATCGGAGCGTGTGCGCTACCTCGAGATCAGGGAATTCCTGCAGGCACGCATCCGGGCGGCCAGTATCGAGTACTGGAACCGGGAGGAATTTCCGTTCGGACTGCTGGCCGACATGGCCAAGTTCGGGCTTGGAGGACTACAGACAGACGGCTCCACCAAGCTCTTCAAGGGCCTCATGTACACCGAGATCGCCAGGGCGGACGTGTCTCTTTCGGCGTTGGTGGGCATCCACAACGAACTCATCGTGGGCATGATCCACGAGCTCGGCTCTGATAAGCAGAAGCGCACGTGGCTGCCTGGGCTGGAGGCCTTTACCCAGTTGGGCGCCTTCGCCCTCACCGAACCTGACCACGGCTCCGACATCGCCGGAGGACTCTCGACGACGGCGCGGCGCGACGGCGGCGAATGGGTCATCAACGGTGCCAAGCGCTGGATTGGTGCAGGCACCATCGCCGACTTTGCGCTGGTGTGGGCCCGGGACGAATCCGACGGGCAGATCAAGGGCTTCATTGTGGAGACCGATCGCCCCGGGTACTCGGCCACTAAGATCTCCAACAAAATCGGGCTCAGGATCATGCAGAACGCGGACATTCTCCTGGATGAGGTCCGCATACCTTTGGAGAATCTCCTGCCGGGGGCCACGGAGTTCTCGCGGGCGAACGATCTTTTGCGTGATTCCCGGGCTTGGGTGGGTTGGCAGGCTGCAGGGATTCAACTGGCCGCGTTTGATATCGCCCGTTCTTACGCCTTGGAACGCCAGCAATTCGGCAAGGAGCTGGCCCGTTTCCAGCTGGTGCAGCAGCAGCTCGCGGATATTTTGGGCAACGCGAATGCCTCACTGTCCATGATGGTTGAGCTCGCGCGGATCCAGCAGGCCGGCAAGCTCGAAATGGTCCAAGCTGCCATGTGCAAGGCCACCACCACCCGGCTGGCGCGCTCATCCGTGGCGATGGGCCGTTCCCTCTTGGGCGGGAACGGGATCACCACGGATTACGAGATGGGCAAGCTCTTCGGTGACGCCGAGATCCTTTACACGTATGAGGGCAGCTACGAGATCAATTCGATGATCGTTGCCCGGGCGGTGACAGGGAAGTCGGCCTTCGTCTGA